A genomic segment from Drosophila miranda strain MSH22 chromosome 3, D.miranda_PacBio2.1, whole genome shotgun sequence encodes:
- the LOC108158950 gene encoding uncharacterized protein LOC108158950, with the protein MMVAALAASSSQTAAAVRQQLAKQSVIDKRRGRGPKQPQKGGEAETGTEQEMRPIWESASRPLFVRSVWQETIGRRHFILDYEPRQRQRWMRQRTRPKANYPQTQSYEEYEQSPEESIELLDEYLLLDATKLTLQQQQSFPALAGRMNPTSGSATALGGSKEQRQNSRQAKRRAWLLSRGKTYHLDHHLAEHQSRRSSLQDPSTLSVTANNPEERLAERVLHWLDLAGRTDIVKEAPIQPVTSSAQVARSNQRSQRTQHRGVSLKRMATTAASHQRSVARKPSAKPQQTSNHTVVTCSSTSASANANAKPITIIFNKEGIPVRLNRPARNIDLCAMSSSASATRRLAGQLASARLYSGAAASPSHSEETRTPPHSSRGLAANGAGSSVSLDSRKQLHIFMPSLPKKGLLPSVAGSGEDALSVSFSELCQL; encoded by the exons ATGATGGTGGCGGCATTGGCGGCGTCGTCAAGCCAAACAGCGGCGGCAGTGAGGCAGCAACTGGCGAAGCAGTCAGTCATCGACAAGCGACGAGGCAGAGGACCAAAGCAGCCACAAAA AGGGGGAGAGGCGGAGACTGGGACTGAGCAGGAAATGCGTCCCATTTGGGAGTCGGCCAGCAGGCCTCTGTTTGTCCGCTCCGTGTGGCAGGAGACGATAGGCAGGCGGCACTTCATCCTCGACTACGAGCCGCGTCAGAGGCAGCGCTGGATGCGCCAGAGGACGCGACCGAAAG CGAACTATCCGCAGACCCAATCCTACGAGGAGTACGAACAGTCGCCGGAGGAAAGTATCGAGCTTCTAGACGAGTATCTGCTGCTGGATGCCACCAAGCTGAccctgcagcagcaacagtccTTTCCTGCTTTGGCCGGAAGAATGAATCCCACCTCAGGCTCGGCCACGGCGTTGGGCGGCAGCAAAGAGCAAAGACAGAACAGTCGTCAGGCCAAGAGGCGCGCCTGGCTGCTGAGCAGGGGCAAGACCTACCACCTGGACCACCATCTGGCGGAGCATCAATCGAGACGCAGCTCGCTGCAGGACCCCAGCACACTCTCCGTGACGGCGAACAATCCCGAGGAGCGTCTGGCGGAGCGAGTGCTCCACTGGCTGGACCTggccggacggacggacatCGTGAAAGAGGCTCCCATCCAGCCAGTCACCAGCAGTGCCCAGGTGGCCAGGTCCAACCAGAGGAGCCAGCGCACCCAGCACCGTGGAGTGAGCCTCAAGCGAATGGCGACGACGGCCGCAAGCCACCAGCGCTCGGTGGCAAGAAAGCCCAGTGCCAAGCCGCAGCAGACCTCTAACCACACAGTGGTTACCTGCTCCTCCACTTCCGCCTCAGCCAATGCAAATGCCAAGCCCATCACTATCATCTTCAACAAGGAGGGCATCCCCGTTCGCCTCAATCGACCGGCCCGCAACATTGATCTCTGTGCGATGAGcagcagtgccagtgccacgAGACGTCTGGCCGGACAGTTGGCATCCGCCCGGCTGTACAGTGGAGCTGCCGCCTCCCCCTCGCATTCCGAGGAGACGCGCACGCCGCCGCACAGCAGTCGGGGACTGGCCGCCAACGGTGCGGGTTCCTCTGTCAGCCTGGACAGCCGGAAGCAGCTCCACATCTTCATGCCCAGCCTGCCCAAGAAGGGACTGTTGCCCTCGGTTGCTGGCTCTGGAGAGGATGCACTGAGCGTCAGTTTTAGTGAGTTGTGTCAGCTTTAG
- the LOC117188146 gene encoding protein split ends-like, with protein MSHAMHGLHPNRPTPDIFRGDPFKIQSYNFRYADRPVYPVQHYQRPEPEPLPCRTPQFETFYRNPKFSSDPEYAPSAKLGPQSTTAFTEHRRRKFLRDFQSIPTTPIRRTFSGVCQRLPEVRSVSTVPQPPRWLSPKAPVEVTNSPLLRSCCNRGDYQAMVRGQSPSSLLRSGSGNVLKTGVPRSASVASYDRREREWQRSVATRTSSNIQLLPKRSGYSGCEININIGALDSESETDNNLTIKIETDTCLLNNTEKAKQPERRKRSSSASPVTFDIDKRLSKFNVADKKPRRGSDEEANQREWDQELKMQRERARQRERERENLRQQERQREYERLLELEVEREKDRLRELERESQRRREYHEYQEHLRREQWKRQEVPMRAMPTSPLMMTSHLHRRTSNDRLPGMVPFLDRPPAAASKRAQRLQNCSKNLTSLRGLKKATAPPVPPVSLFTTAPTVPPVAMFTTAPTVNPPRSLERTSSGTSNGNIHVTVTTNGSSSNLRRPSATGLNEQKKLNGSSGTHSPILTRLNNIPIRITTSGPGDRDVEFSMNQVRLRSHSPMPGVAPRVSTSRMRQGEDSSVQSLNVNINVYADNTSRTMRMYE; from the exons ATGAGTCATGCAATGC ATGGACTGCATCCGAATCGCCCTACTCCCGACATCTTTCGCGGCGATCCATTTAAAATTCAATCGTACAATTTTCGGTATGCCGATCGACCCGTCTACCCAGTACAGCACTACCAgaggccagagccagagccgctCCCCTGCCGAACGCCGCAATTCGAGACATTCTACCGCAATCCCAAGTTTTCCAGCGATCCCGAGTACGCACCGAGCGCGAAGCTGGGTCCGCAGAGCACCACGGCCTTCACGGAACACAGGCGCCGCAAGTTCCTGCGGGACTTCCAGTCCATTCCCACCACTCCGATTCGACGAACCTTCTCCGGCGTCTGCCAGCGCCTGCCAGAGGTGCGCAGTGTCTCAACGGTACCTCAGCCACCACGCTGGCTCTCGCCCAAGGCTCCCGTAGAAGTGACGAATTCTCCGCTTCTGAGGAGCTGCTGCAACCGTGGCGATTATCAGGCAATGGTTCGGGGCCAGAGCCCCTCGTCGTTGTTGCGGAGTGGCAGCGGTAATGTGCTGAAGACTGGAGTACCTAGGAGCGCCTCTGTGGCCTCGTATGACAGGAGGGAAAGGGAGTGGCAACGATCCGTTGCCACTAGAACCAGTTCCAACATCCAGCTGCTGCCTAAGAGAAGCGGCTACAGTGGTTGCGAGATCAACATCAATATCGGCGCCTTGGACTCGGAATCGGAGACGGACAACAATTTAACAATCAAGATTGAGACGGACACTTGTCTGCTGAACAACACGGAGAAGGCAAAGCAGCCGGAGAGACGTAAGCGATCCAGCAGTGCCAGCCCTGTCACCTTCGATATAGACAAGCGATTGTCCAAGTTCAATGTGGCCGACAAAAAGCCCAGGAGAGGCTCGGACGAGGAGGCCAATCAACGGGAGTGGGATCAGGAGCTGAAAATGCAGCGAGAACGCGCCAGGCAGCGGGAGAGGGAGCGAGAAAATCTGCGCCAGCAGGAGAGGCAAAGGGAATACGAGCGCCTCCTCGAGCTCGAGGTGGAGAGGGAGAAAGACCGCCTCAGAGAGCTGGAAAGGGAGTCGCAGCGACGAAGAGAGTACCATGAGTACCAAGAACACCTACGACGGGAACAGTGGAAGCGGCAGGAAGTACCTATGCGTGCCATGCCCACATCCCCCCTGATGATGACCTCTCACTTGCACAGACGTACCTCCAACGATCGTCTGCCCGGGATGGTCCCCTTCCTGGACCGCCCGCCTGCCGCGGCCAGTAAGCGGGCACAGCGTCTTCAGAACTGCTCCAAGAATCTGACATCCCTGAGGGGCCTAAAGAAAGCCACAGCTCCTCCTGTGCCACCTGTCTCCCTGTTCACTACAGCTCCCACTGTGCCTCCTGTCGCCATGTTTACCACAGCTCCTACTGTCAATCCTCCCAGGAGTCTAGAGCGGACCAGTTCGGGCACGTCGAATGGCAACATCCATGTGACGGTAACCACCAATGGTAGCAGTTCCAACCTGCGTCGGCCATCGGCCACAGGGCTGAACGAGCAGAAGAAGTTGAATGGAAGCTCTGGCACCCATTCCCCCATTCTCACCAGGCTAAATAACATCCCCATTAGGATAACCACCTCGGGTCCGGGTGACAGGGACGTGGAGTTCTCAATGAACCAAGTGCGGCTACGAAGTCATTCACCTATGCCGGGTGTGGCTCCACGTGTGAGCACCAGTCGGATGCGACAGGGGGAGGACAGCTCTGTGCAGTCCTTGAATGTCAATATCAACGTCTATGCGGATAACACCTCGCGCACGATGCGTATGTACGAGTAG
- the LOC108158951 gene encoding uncharacterized protein LOC108158951 codes for MSVSDEDSSVGSPFKPATPTPGGQERTKGRPGPENMRHQQSFEARYSSIIQKQIWETSINKDVLERQLNAYLPFSRSASLNKDGSGGFDQLMPSGSTKARSLRTTPTRRPGPCLEKLETVDVADHQAKP; via the coding sequence ATGTCCGTGTCCGATGAGGACTCCTCCGTGGGCAGCCCCTTCAAGCCGGCAACGCCCACGCCCGGCGGCCAGGAGCGAACCAAAGGGCGTCCGGGACCCGAGAACATGCGCCACCAGCAGAGCTTCGAGGCCCGCTACAGCAGCATCATCCAGAAGCAGATCTGGGAGACCAGCATCAACAAGGACGTGCTGGAGCGGCAGCTGAACGCCTACTTGCCCTTCTCCCGCAGTGCGTCGCTCAACAAAGACGGCTCCGGCGGCTTCGACCAACTGATGCCCAGTGGCTCAACGAAGGCCCGCTCCCTGAGAACCACGCCCACCCGCCGACCGGGTCCCTGCCTGGAAAAGCTGGAGACTGTGGACGTGGCCGACCATCAGGCAAAGCCATGA
- the LOC108158947 gene encoding synaptic vesicular amine transporter isoform X1 encodes MQSSTDAGNGGPRKLSQSTAQQQQQQKQQSEISAGAASGSETTSFTINANNQPQPQQQHPGGINTPSKNPFKQQLDSNQQNGNMDTDCGILGVGRQPPAPPPPTYQSQTQTGRQPPPDQYRQEDPRAAGSWSAAKSWMVSWRGSNRLVLVIVAIALLLDNMLLTTVVPIIPEFLYDIRHPDAPLDSYARTPLTFHTPPPPTPCPCNKDGSEAAPLEISTMSPEENETYYRELEERHNELVGETVEVGLLFASKAFVQLLVNPIVGPLTHRIGYSIPMFAGFVIMFLSTIIFAFGRSYLVLFVARALQGIGSSCSSVSGMGMLADRFTDDKERGNAMGIALGGLALGVLIGPPFGGVMYEFVGKSAPFLILAALALGDGLLQLFMLQPSVQKCESEPPSLKSLVSDPYILIAAGAITFANMGIAMLEPSLPLWMVDNMGATRWEQGVAFLPASISYLIGTNLFGPLGHKIGRWFAACLGLIIIGACLIFIPMATSITHLIIPNAGLGFAIGMVDSSMMPELGYLVDIRHSAVYGSVYALGDVAFCVGFAVGPALSGSLVKSIGFEWMLFGIAILCFLYAPLLTFLKNPPTSDEKKVRMAREAAAAAAAAAAEPETELANASAGGGKSIPQLTASCPAIMHGTAELGKSNEAYESERL; translated from the exons ATGCAATCATCGACTGATGCGGGCAATGGTGGACCAAGAAAACTCTCGcagagcacagcacagcagcagcagcagcagaaacaacaGTCGGAGATTAGCGCAGGAGCAGCGAGCGGCAGTGAGACCACCTCCTTCACCATAAACGCCAACAATCAGCCGCAACCTCAGCAACAGCATCCCGGTGGCATCAACACACCCAGCAAAAATCCCTTCAAGCAACAGTTGGACAGCAATCAGCAGAATGGCAACATGGACACGGACTGCGGCATTCTCGGCGTTGGCAGGCAGCCCCCGGCCCCGCCGCCGCCCACGTATCAGTCGCAGACGCAGACGGGCCGCCAACCGCCGCCGGATCAGTATCGCCAGGAGGATCCACGCGCTGCCGGGTCCTGGTCCGCCGCCAAGTCCTGGATGGTCAGCTGGCGCGGCTCCAACCGTCTTGTCCTCGTCATCGTTGCCATAGCCCTGCTCCTCGACAACATGTTGCTGACCACAGTGG TGCCCATCATACCCGAGTTCCTGTACGACATACGACATCCGGACGCCCCGCTCGACAGCTATGCCCGCACACCGCTCACCTTTCACACCCCGCCACCGCCGACGCCGTGTCCGTGCAACAAGGATGGCAGCGAGGCGGCTCCCCTTGAGATCTCCACCATGAGTCCGGAGG AGAACGAGACCTACTACCGGGAGCTAGAGGAGCGGCATAACGAGCTGGTTGGAGAGACGGTCGAGGTTGGCCTGCTGTTCGCCTCGAAGGCCTTCGTCCAGCTGCTGGTTAATCCGATTGTGGGACCCCTTACGCACCG CATTGGATATAGCATACCGATGTTCGCCGGCTTCGTGATAATGTTCCTCTCCACGATAA TCTTCGCTTTTGGTCGCTCCTATCTGGTACTGTTTGTGGCCCGAGCTCTACAGGGAATCGGTTCGTCCTGCTCTTCGGTGTCGGGCATGGGAATGTTGGCGGATCGCTTCACGGACGACAAGGAGCGTGGCAATGCCATGGGCATTGCCTTGGGCGGCCTGGCGTTGGGCGTTCTCATCGGCCCGCCCTTTGGCGGTGTCATGTACGAGTTTGTGGGCAAGTCAGCTCCATTCCTGATACTGGCTGCCTTGGCTCTGGGCGATGGCCTGCTGCAGCTGTTCATGCTGCAGCCATCGGTGCAGAAATGCGAGTCCGAGCCGCCATCCCTGAAGTCGTTGGTCAGTGATCCGTACATACTGATTGCCGCTGGGGCGATCACCTTTGCCAATATGGGTATTGCCATGCTGGAACCTTCGCTGCCGTTGTGGATGGTCGACAACATGGGAGCCACTCGCTGGGAGCAGGGCGTGGCCTTCCTGCCGGCCTCCATTAGCTATCTGATTGGCACGAATCTCTTCGGACCCCTGGGACACAAGATTGGACGCTGGTTTGCCGCCTGCCTCGGCCTGATCATCATTGGAGCTTGCCTGATCTTT ATACCCATGGCCACTTCTATCACACACCTGATTATTCCCAACGCCGGCCTTGGCTTTGCCATTGGCATGGTCGACTCTTCGATGATGCCGGAGCTGGGCTATCTTGTGGACATCCGACATTCAGCCGTCTATGGCAGCGTCTACGCTTTAGGTGACGTGGCCTTCTGCGTGGGCTTTGCTGTGGGACCTGCCCTGTCCGGCTCCCTGGTGAAGAGCATCGGTTTCGAGTGGATGTTGTTCGGCATAGCTATTCTCTGCTTCCTTTACGCCCCGCTCCTGACTTTCCTCAAGAATCCACCGACCAGCGATGAGAAAAAGGTACGTATGGCCAGAGAAgccgctgcggctgcggctgctgctgctgctgaaccGGAAACGGAACTGGCCAATGCCAGTGCCGGCGGCGGTAAATCGATTCCCCAGCTGACGGCATCCTGTCCAGCCATTATGCATGGCACGGCAGAGCTTGGCAAGTCGAACGAAGCATACGAGAGCGAGAGGCTCTAG
- the LOC108158947 gene encoding synaptic vesicular amine transporter isoform X2, which yields MQSSTDAGNGGPRKLSQSTAQQQQQQKQQSEISAGAASGSETTSFTINANNQPQPQQQHPGGINTPSKNPFKQQLDSNQQNGNMDTDCGILGVGRQPPAPPPPTYQSQTQTGRQPPPDQYRQEDPRAAGSWSAAKSWMVSWRGSNRLVLVIVAIALLLDNMLLTTVVPIIPEFLYDIRHPDAPLDSYARTPLTFHTPPPPTPCPCNKDGSEAAPLEISTMSPEENETYYRELEERHNELVGETVEVGLLFASKAFVQLLVNPIVGPLTHRIGYSIPMFAGFVIMFLSTIIFAFGRSYLVLFVARALQGIGSSCSSVSGMGMLADRFTDDKERGNAMGIALGGLALGVLIGPPFGGVMYEFVGKSAPFLILAALALGDGLLQLFMLQPSVQKCESEPPSLKSLVSDPYILIAAGAITFANMGIAMLEPSLPLWMVDNMGATRWEQGVAFLPASISYLIGTNLFGPLGHKIGRWFAACLGLIIIGACLIFIPMATSITHLIIPNAGLGFAIGMVDSSMMPELGYLVDIRHSAVYGSVYALGDVAFCVGFAVGPALSGSLVKSIGFEWMLFGIAILCFLYAPLLTFLKNPPTSDEKKSLIYGRDREQVRYVTYQNYDEDE from the exons ATGCAATCATCGACTGATGCGGGCAATGGTGGACCAAGAAAACTCTCGcagagcacagcacagcagcagcagcagcagaaacaacaGTCGGAGATTAGCGCAGGAGCAGCGAGCGGCAGTGAGACCACCTCCTTCACCATAAACGCCAACAATCAGCCGCAACCTCAGCAACAGCATCCCGGTGGCATCAACACACCCAGCAAAAATCCCTTCAAGCAACAGTTGGACAGCAATCAGCAGAATGGCAACATGGACACGGACTGCGGCATTCTCGGCGTTGGCAGGCAGCCCCCGGCCCCGCCGCCGCCCACGTATCAGTCGCAGACGCAGACGGGCCGCCAACCGCCGCCGGATCAGTATCGCCAGGAGGATCCACGCGCTGCCGGGTCCTGGTCCGCCGCCAAGTCCTGGATGGTCAGCTGGCGCGGCTCCAACCGTCTTGTCCTCGTCATCGTTGCCATAGCCCTGCTCCTCGACAACATGTTGCTGACCACAGTGG TGCCCATCATACCCGAGTTCCTGTACGACATACGACATCCGGACGCCCCGCTCGACAGCTATGCCCGCACACCGCTCACCTTTCACACCCCGCCACCGCCGACGCCGTGTCCGTGCAACAAGGATGGCAGCGAGGCGGCTCCCCTTGAGATCTCCACCATGAGTCCGGAGG AGAACGAGACCTACTACCGGGAGCTAGAGGAGCGGCATAACGAGCTGGTTGGAGAGACGGTCGAGGTTGGCCTGCTGTTCGCCTCGAAGGCCTTCGTCCAGCTGCTGGTTAATCCGATTGTGGGACCCCTTACGCACCG CATTGGATATAGCATACCGATGTTCGCCGGCTTCGTGATAATGTTCCTCTCCACGATAA TCTTCGCTTTTGGTCGCTCCTATCTGGTACTGTTTGTGGCCCGAGCTCTACAGGGAATCGGTTCGTCCTGCTCTTCGGTGTCGGGCATGGGAATGTTGGCGGATCGCTTCACGGACGACAAGGAGCGTGGCAATGCCATGGGCATTGCCTTGGGCGGCCTGGCGTTGGGCGTTCTCATCGGCCCGCCCTTTGGCGGTGTCATGTACGAGTTTGTGGGCAAGTCAGCTCCATTCCTGATACTGGCTGCCTTGGCTCTGGGCGATGGCCTGCTGCAGCTGTTCATGCTGCAGCCATCGGTGCAGAAATGCGAGTCCGAGCCGCCATCCCTGAAGTCGTTGGTCAGTGATCCGTACATACTGATTGCCGCTGGGGCGATCACCTTTGCCAATATGGGTATTGCCATGCTGGAACCTTCGCTGCCGTTGTGGATGGTCGACAACATGGGAGCCACTCGCTGGGAGCAGGGCGTGGCCTTCCTGCCGGCCTCCATTAGCTATCTGATTGGCACGAATCTCTTCGGACCCCTGGGACACAAGATTGGACGCTGGTTTGCCGCCTGCCTCGGCCTGATCATCATTGGAGCTTGCCTGATCTTT ATACCCATGGCCACTTCTATCACACACCTGATTATTCCCAACGCCGGCCTTGGCTTTGCCATTGGCATGGTCGACTCTTCGATGATGCCGGAGCTGGGCTATCTTGTGGACATCCGACATTCAGCCGTCTATGGCAGCGTCTACGCTTTAGGTGACGTGGCCTTCTGCGTGGGCTTTGCTGTGGGACCTGCCCTGTCCGGCTCCCTGGTGAAGAGCATCGGTTTCGAGTGGATGTTGTTCGGCATAGCTATTCTCTGCTTCCTTTACGCCCCGCTCCTGACTTTCCTCAAGAATCCACCGACCAGCGATGAGAAAAAG TCATTAATCTACGGACGCGATCGAGAACAGGTACGTTATGTCACCTATCAGAACTACGACGAAGACGAATAA